The following DNA comes from Alnus glutinosa chromosome 6, dhAlnGlut1.1, whole genome shotgun sequence.
AATTAAGGTCACTCATCAGTACAAGAAGACGAAGAGGAAGACATTCCCAATACCCTTAAACGGCATCAAACAGGAAACCACAAGAAACATTTGCTTTAGACAACTTTGAGTTAAAAACGACTACGCATCAGTTAAAAGGAATTTGAAACAATCTGAACCATTCATTAATTGACAGCAGATGTGCTATAGTTTAAACTACAGCAATGAAACCGGATCCCACTATCATAACATATGTCGTTTGAaacagaagaaaataaaataaatgattgatCCCCATGCAGTGATTGCATGTCATAAATGTCATACtttaaagagttttttttttcagttatggATCATAACACAGGTCATATAGATACGGCATTGGCACCTACCAGGCATTAGTTGATGAAAATTCTGGTCCATTTCATAAATCATATACTAGAGCCAACAGCATGACATACATTTAAAAAGCAATTAaaaatggtgaaaaaaaaaatgtattgcaGCCATAATCgggaaaaataagagaaatcataaaaatgatAATCTCAATGCCCGGCATATAACATATGTGTGTAACTGTGTAAGtgtgtgggtgggtgggtgggtgtgTGCGCATGGGTgtatcatttttattaaataataacttACATTCTACTAGTTAGTAAAAGAAATCATACCTTAGATTCTGTAGGCCCCACCACAAACAGTAGAAATACTTCTTCATGAAGTTTATGAAAACAACATCTTTCTGCACTGCATTTTCAAATATGCCATACTTGAACTCAATTTCATTATTAGGATTACATTTCTGAAACACATTTGTTGCATTTCCCCATGTCTTGCGATAAGTATCACAATCTAAATAATTTAGCCGGCAACCTGTAGAGTATTCCtctttacaaaattttttcCAGCATGAGGTATACCGGTCAATAGACAGCAAATACCATGCTGCCCCTAAAACCTGCAATTACATAAGTACAATCATAAATTAACGTCCCCACTGtaactcaaaagaaaataagaaaaaaaacacttcatcAAGGATAGTAACCCTTTTAAAATGGTTCTACAAGATTAGTCGAATACATtggagagggagggagggagggagggagagagagagagtaacaaTTAGAGGAAGGAAAAAGCAACAGAAGTACATACATGGCTAGCCAACATGTACAACAGTAGATTGTATGCAGCCCCTGCCCAGGCAGTCTTGGTAACCACTCCAGTTGCTTTTACTATTTGCAGACTTAATGGAAAAATCAGATATAATCTCGGAACATACTGGAGGAGAACAATAAGTGCAAGGGCATTGTTGTTATGATCAGTTCGACGATTTCTTGTTGCTGGTATAATAAACCAGATCACTATCtgcataaatattttaaatcaaCTTTGCTTCAGCTTTCTCACATGGAAAAGTTTTGACCAAAAACAGGACAATAACAACATAATGATAAAACAAACAGCTCAGATCAAAATTGGCTGCACATTTCACATTGTCAAGAACAATGAAACTACACTTCTTAGCACGATACAGGAAGAGGAAAGTTTAGCTATGGTAATCAAAAGTGGATAAAATTTAATGTAAGTTCTATTTTAACTCGGTCATAACAACCAaaggttaaaacaaaaaaattacagaattttcaaacttcgATATTTCTATCAATTTTTAGATCCACCTTTCAGATTATTAGCCAGCCTATTATCATGCATAAATGGAATCTACCCCAAAGCTCCCAAAGGTGTGGTAGTGATAAACCAATCAATTTATAAGGTATACAGGGGGCGCTGGAAGCATAAAAAGGGGGAATAAATCTACCTTGAGCACACATAAAAGACCaactaaatttatttttatttatcctTGAATCTTATAAGGGAGTATACTATTAGTGACACTATGGAGACTACCCGATCCAACATGAGCCAAGTTAGCCCAAAGGTCAACAAAATTACACTGGGTTTGTTTGACAAAACTTTTAGAgggtgctttttgtttttttggttgtgatgtgagataaaggtgaaaataggtttgagtgttttgtgagtattttatgttttgagttgtttgttaatgcttttgcttttttgctaaaaagcaaaAGGCTACCCTAAAAAGCATTGCCAAACGAGCCGAGTGTTTATACATGGCACCAAGAGCCCTCACCCACTACCCTTCAGCAAGTATAGACTAGACTTCAGGTGTACCAAAAGGAATTTTTGGAAGCAAAAACAATGAGATTAAGTCACAATTCAACATAATCAGTAAGTACCCCTACATTGGTTAGGTGTTTGCTTGGTTATAGGTATTATGTATTTGCTGGGCCTCTCTATCTAGCAGCTTAGGTGTTTGGATTGAATGCTTTAATATGACATCAGAGTCCAGTTTATTTGTTCTTGGACTCTATGTGCCAAACCCTTTGTCTTTGTTTTAGTCAGGTCATGGGGCAGTTTTCGATTTCAGTTGGCTGTATGTTTGGTTGCGCCTATATATACTTGTTGGGACACTCCACCTAGTAGCTAAAACTTTTTGGTTGGATTCTCTAACAGTAATATTCAATTGTCCCTAAATTGAGACAACTAGTCTCTGCATGCAACTGAAAGGTTGGTTTAGCTTTAGTCCAAGTAGTCAAATATTTGATAATTCCTGCATGACCAGGATTACCATACCATCCTTAGTTAGCTTAGATCATCTTTAATAGGCTCCACTATCTCTCTCTTTAAGTTTTCAGACCGTGCTCATCTCCAATACATCTTATCTTCACCTCTGCTAGAAGAGAAATTCAAATAcaacaaatcaaaaaattaacCACAAATTGCAATTCCCGATCCATAATTAATCCTGAGGATCCCAATAATGCACTCTGACTCTGATGAGCTGCCTAGGTATGAAGCAACTGAAGCATCCTTGTCCACAACCAAAAGAAACAGGCCAGGGAAAAGAAGAATCACCAAACATAAATCTCACTAAAAGCAAATCTACATGCCATCTCCAATAGCAAATTtaatatgttttgaaaaattaattccAGCCTCCTCTAATACTCTTCCACAAACTCACTACATGTGACCCTTTAACTAACATAGACATCCAGCCTCAATATGCTTCCCTACACTTCTAACATCACACCTCCATAGTTGGTCCCATGCAGTTTATGAATCACCATAACTATTTCCCTAACAAAGCTTGGTTGAAAGTTCTCAATTTACAAACTCTAATCCTCCCTCAGTAGCTCCACTCAATAGCATAGAACAAAACTCAAACAATTATCAGTAAAAGGAATTTCCTATATTTCATTAAATGGTTTCAAATTCCCTTATTAAAGCGGgggaacaaaaattaaaaaacttttacTTCATCTACAAGCACCAATTTTCAGCAGACATCATCAAAATTTATCTGTTTTTAATGGGCTAAAGCTCCCAGTAAATAAATAATGGTACATCGCATGCTCTAAGTGTCAAACCATTATTAGGAGGTGAATTTCATCATTTAACAATAAAATGAGCATTATCATCGTTATTTCATGAAAAGATCAACATTATGTTTGATATTTCGTGTATTTAGCTACATTACTGACTCCTATAGTAAAATCAAAGATGTGGATGGTCCTGAGAACATGAATGGAATAAAAGCACTGAACTAAGAATGCAAATTAcatagaaaaacaaatatccaaGGACTAGAAAGttgtaacaaaaataaatattttccttcaaaaacaTACTTTTTGCAGGATGAAGTTTCAAACCTTTCTTCAAGGCTGCTTCTTGTTATTGAAGTCCAGATACTACCAGAAGAGATTTTTCTCTTCATGAATCAGCTAGTCATCAAAATGATTTTCAAAAGCTTACTTGAAAAATCACTCACTAgagaaaatttaattaaaatatcattcTGTAGTAGATATTAACTGACAATAATTCCCAGTTAAATTTCCCTGGAACTTGgaaatttttatcaaaatatgagGTTTTTGTGGAAACTGGATTAATGACGCATAAAGAGCATTACAAGGTTTTTGTGGAAACTTCTATCAACCAAAGGCATcgcttagggaaaaaaaaaaaaaaaaaaaaaaaaaaaaaaaaaaaaaaaaaaaaaaaaaggaatcaaAAAGGGCAACCCATTGTCACTCTACATGATTAACATACTTGATGAAAACCTAAGTAATGACAGTAGAAATACTAGCATTAGCATCAGTTTATCAAAGGAAAGATATAAAATTCCAAGTCACAAACAATTCGAGCCCCATCAAATGATATTAGTAAAGGAGACATATGATAAGTGTATAGTAAGAGGACATATTGTTTACATAGATACCTCATATGATTTACCGAGACTAAACAAACACAGCAAGAAATGATATAGATaagacaaaaagaataaaacctCATAAAACAGCAGGTAGATTTTTCATAAGCAGATAGATTCTATTTGCTTCACAATACAATTACActttaacagaaaaaaaaattcagcagTAGGACATGTTTGCGATAAGATATCATGCATATAAGGTAGAACAATACTTTGCAATAAAATACCTGAGGAAGGGGCAGTGTGGCAATGAGATCAATGAAGAAGTCAGATCTAATATACCTCCGTGCAATCTTCTTTGGATCCATGACAAGTTCACCCCTCCCAAACACTCGAGAGCTAGGTGCAACATAAGCAGTCCTGAATTTTATAATCACatgcaacaaataaaatatatccGCAACAGTCCGAAAACATGTCACAACAATTCGCAAATTCAAGTCTGTCTTCACACATGAAGAATCCACATTTCCTCCCAAAGTGGGCAAATAAAAGTATAATGGGTCAACAAAAAGTGCCACCAAGCATGAAACGATGAAAACCCAGTTCCATTGTAACATAATCTCGCTACCCGGGTCAAGTATTCTCTTGCGCCATGGCTCATGATCCTCTGGAAACACCTTAGACTTCCCAATTCTGAGAGTTTCAGTGAATCTATTTCTGCCCCCATCTAGTCCATTATCAGGTTTTAGCAACGAAGATGATGGAACCTTATATGCAGATGACGACCTTTCTAGCTGTGATGGTTCAGTTCTTCCCCATGGAGACTCACTATGTTTTATTCCAGTAAAATGAAACCTACAACGGTTTAGGGAAACAAAATTGTCATAAAAATCTCCGTTTTCAACTGAAAAGACTTCCAGGAAAACCTACTTTGATGAAACAAAAACAGTTCTTCAAAGCAAACTGAAGAGACATTATAAATTTCTCCCAGAAGGCATGGTGATTATTCCCCCCTTTGGTTGCCAATAGAGTTCGAGTTTTCTCGGGTCTCAAATAATGaagattttacatatttttcctAACATTTATTCTCAGTAACCAGACAGCTTGAAATGAAATTAAAGATCCCGCACAAATGTTTTCACAGAATCCGATCTTTTATGAATCCCATTAGctgtaattttcttgtattaaGGTCGAGATAAGTAGAGTTGAAGCTTCTAGAAACCTAAcataacttaataaaaaaaaacatctagCTTGTTCACAAATTCTCTAAGCAGCCAAATAGAGCATTTGAAGAAGTCAAAATCccagattatttttttaacagagAATGACAtgctttataatttatattatccAGGTTCCCATGTAACCAAAATCTGAGCTCATCTGAGCTATAGAGTATTACGGTTCTAGTTCAATATAAATTTAGTCTCAGCAaccaaaagaaagcataaagcCCCAAAAAGGATCCCCAGAATCAATATTCCGCATTAAGAAACAAAACCCAGACGAGGAAATGAAGAAAGAACACTCACCTGACAAGCTTTTCCTTCTTCAGTTTCATGCCAAGGAGGAAGGCTGAATCGGATCCTGTAAAAAAACCCTCAAAACCCACTTCTTTAAAGCCAAATCTGAGCTCGGTGAGTTTTAGAGAGTAATGTAAAATAGAACTGGAGGAGAGACGTCACGATAGAGGCTTTGGCAGATGGTGGATTCGTgggaatattatttttatttttatttttatttttttactggTGGGAATTTGAAAATGTTGACTAACTGGACTGAATTCGCCAATGGTTGGTTTTATCTCAAATCCATGTCGTTGACTCTGTGGGATCTGCTGTGGACTACTGTTTGGGAGTCGCTTAATTaaacaaacaattaaaatatctaaaaattaaatgaatgataacaattatttactcaaatatggtatatattatTACTgtcaaataaaaatgataaagtgCACATGTGTAGAACTAATTCAAAATCATAACAAATTCGTATTTatcttatattaaaaaaaacaaatttatttatattaaacattatattaaatattaaaaaattagtcatatttataattattaaacaataattatttcaatcattattccacactaattttcataactcCAATAATTCTACCCAATTTTTCATACCACCAATCATTTGCTATCATGATTTTCCGTAAAAATATAATCTCATACAACTCTCATCCAAACTTGATttcaaatacaattttaattctACTAAACattcaaacatcttttttttatCTCGAAATTCAcgtattaaataataatt
Coding sequences within:
- the LOC133870584 gene encoding cyclic nucleotide-gated ion channel 17-like; the protein is MKLKKEKLVRFHFTGIKHSESPWGRTEPSQLERSSSAYKVPSSSLLKPDNGLDGGRNRFTETLRIGKSKVFPEDHEPWRKRILDPGSEIMLQWNWVFIVSCLVALFVDPLYFYLPTLGGNVDSSCVKTDLNLRIVVTCFRTVADIFYLLHVIIKFRTAYVAPSSRVFGRGELVMDPKKIARRYIRSDFFIDLIATLPLPQIVIWFIIPATRNRRTDHNNNALALIVLLQYVPRLYLIFPLSLQIVKATGVVTKTAWAGAAYNLLLYMLASHVLGAAWYLLSIDRYTSCWKKFCKEEYSTGCRLNYLDCDTYRKTWGNATNVFQKCNPNNEIEFKYGIFENAVQKDVVFINFMKKYFYCLWWGLQNLSSYGQNLSTTTFIGETSFAILIAILGLVLFARLIGNMQTYLQSLTVRLEEWRLKQRDTEEWMRHRQLPEDLKQRVRRFVQYKWLATRGVDEESIRRGLPADLRHDIQRHLCLDLVRRVPFFSQMDDQLLDAICERLVSSLSTADTYIVCEGDPVTEMLFIIRGRLDSSTTNGGRTGFFNSITLRPGDFCGEELLAWALLPKSTVNLPSSTRTVKALNEVEAFALRAEDLKFVANQFRRLHSKKLQHTFRFYSHHWRTWAACFIQAAWRRYKRRMSIKDHNMRESFAFNQKEVDETGQEEEEHFSAGSSPSQARLNLGITILASRFAANTRRGAHRLKDDMPKLRKPEEPDFSTEPDE